A region of Curvibacter sp. AEP1-3 DNA encodes the following proteins:
- a CDS encoding RBBP9/YdeN family alpha/beta hydrolase, translating to MGTASYTTLLLPGWQNSGPAHWQSRWEALHGFTRVQQHDWMQPLRGDWMMQLEEAVLAAPTPVVLVAHSLGCILTAAWAQHSQNTHRVKAAFLVGPGDPEREELQAPLKSWWPVVMDKLPFTAELLGSRNDPYCSFERAQQFAAAWGADLVDCGNAGHLNADSGLGDWPEGLSRLQALVANNKISLNIDNAPPGRPKAC from the coding sequence TTGTTGCCCGGCTGGCAGAACTCCGGCCCGGCCCATTGGCAAAGCCGCTGGGAAGCCTTGCATGGCTTTACCCGAGTGCAGCAGCACGACTGGATGCAGCCTCTGCGCGGCGACTGGATGATGCAGCTCGAAGAAGCCGTGCTGGCCGCACCCACGCCTGTGGTGCTGGTGGCGCACAGCCTGGGCTGCATACTCACCGCCGCCTGGGCCCAACATTCGCAGAACACCCACCGCGTGAAGGCCGCCTTTTTGGTGGGCCCCGGTGACCCGGAGCGGGAAGAACTGCAGGCTCCGCTCAAGAGTTGGTGGCCGGTCGTGATGGACAAGTTGCCCTTCACTGCCGAGCTGCTCGGCAGCCGCAATGACCCTTACTGCAGCTTTGAGCGGGCACAACAGTTTGCCGCCGCCTGGGGAGCCGACTTGGTGGACTGCGGCAATGCAGGTCACTTGAATGCCGATTCCGGCTTGGGTGACTGGCCCGAAGGGCTGTCCCGGCTGCAGGCTCTGGTAGCTAACAACAAGATTTCATTGAATATCGACAACGCGCCGCCGGGCCGCCCCAAGGCGTGTTAG